In Salvia splendens isolate huo1 unplaced genomic scaffold, SspV2 ctg335, whole genome shotgun sequence, a single genomic region encodes these proteins:
- the LOC121789778 gene encoding uncharacterized protein LOC121789778 isoform X1 has translation MRLLTRLLDHASPVIVDDTTGPSYWLNWRFLLCAVWIVLAMLFSAFLIWRHEGHRESGDGSGGDQQEAAGGLYWDEVWGTCWKSIHPIWLLAYRLLAFSVLFAVLLADLIISGVGKYYFYTEWTFTLVTIYFGLGSSLSVQGSLRCRHEVEPDRNSYISANAEHCSYVPPQLGEHEDISTQTRNSNCSGEPNCRTAASIWGYIMQAVFQMSAGAVMLTDSVFWLVLYPALIARGYKLSFLIVSKHSVNAILLLGDAILNRLRFPFFRMAYFVLWTCIFVIFQWIIHTCVSMWWPYPFMDLSSPYAPLWYLGIGLLALLCYGICFFIFRAKQSYLSR, from the exons ATGAGATTGTTAACAAGACTGCTTGATCATGCTTCCCCAGTTATTGTGGATGATACAACGGGTCCAAGTTATTGGTTGAACTGGAGATTCTTGCTATGTGCAGTATGGATTGTGTTAGCCATGTTGTTTTCTGCATTCCTAATATGGAGACACGAAGGGCATAGGGAATCCGGGGACGGCTCGGGTGGGGATCAGCAGGAGGCAGCAGGGGGCTTGTATTGGGATGAAGTTTGGGGGACTTGCTGGAAATCAATCCATCCTATTTGGTTGCTTGCTTATAGACTACTTGCTTTCTCTGTGCTGTTTGCTGTGCTTCTAGCTGATCTAATCATCAGTGGTGTTgggaaatattatttttatactgA GTGGACGTTTACTTTGGTAACTATTTATTTTGGG CTTGGTTCTTCACTATCAGTTCAGGGCTCTCTGCGTTGCCGCCATGAAGTTGAACCAGATAGGAATAGCTATATATCGGCCAATGCAGAGCATTGCTCTTACGTACCACCGCAACTTGGGGAGCATGAAGATATATCCACCCAAACTAGAAACTCAAATTGTTCTGGTGAACCTAATTGCAGAACTGCTGCATCCATATGGGGCTATATCATGCAAGCAGTATTTCAG ATGTCTGCTGGGGCTGTGATGCTCACTGATTCCGTCTTTTGGTTGGTACTCTATCCAGCTCTCATTGCCAGAGGTTACAAATTAAGTTTT CTAATTGTCTCTAAGCATTCTGTCAACGCGATCCTTCTCCTTGGTGACGCAATTTTGAACCGCCTG AGATTTCCCTTCTTCCGTATGGCATATTTTGTTCTGTGGACGTGTATCTTCGTCATTTTCCAGTGGATCATACATACTTGTGTTTCAATGTG GTGGCCCTATCCTTTCATGGACTTGTCGTCTCCATATGCCCCTCTGTG GTATTTAGGCATTGGCCTTCTGGCCCTTCTCTGTTACGGAATATGTTTTTTCATATTCAGAGCAAAACAGAGTTATTTATCGAGATAA
- the LOC121789778 gene encoding uncharacterized protein LOC121789778 isoform X3, protein MLFSAFLIWRHEGHRESGDGSGGDQQEAAGGLYWDEVWGTCWKSIHPIWLLAYRLLAFSVLFAVLLADLIISGVGKYYFYTEWTFTLVTIYFGLGSSLSVQGSLRCRHEVEPDRNSYISANAEHCSYVPPQLGEHEDISTQTRNSNCSGEPNCRTAASIWGYIMQAVFQMSAGAVMLTDSVFWLVLYPALIARGYKLSFLIVSKHSVNAILLLGDAILNRLRFPFFRMAYFVLWTCIFVIFQWIIHTCVSMWWPYPFMDLSSPYAPLWYLGIGLLALLCYGICFFIFRAKQSYLSR, encoded by the exons ATGTTGTTTTCTGCATTCCTAATATGGAGACACGAAGGGCATAGGGAATCCGGGGACGGCTCGGGTGGGGATCAGCAGGAGGCAGCAGGGGGCTTGTATTGGGATGAAGTTTGGGGGACTTGCTGGAAATCAATCCATCCTATTTGGTTGCTTGCTTATAGACTACTTGCTTTCTCTGTGCTGTTTGCTGTGCTTCTAGCTGATCTAATCATCAGTGGTGTTgggaaatattatttttatactgA GTGGACGTTTACTTTGGTAACTATTTATTTTGGG CTTGGTTCTTCACTATCAGTTCAGGGCTCTCTGCGTTGCCGCCATGAAGTTGAACCAGATAGGAATAGCTATATATCGGCCAATGCAGAGCATTGCTCTTACGTACCACCGCAACTTGGGGAGCATGAAGATATATCCACCCAAACTAGAAACTCAAATTGTTCTGGTGAACCTAATTGCAGAACTGCTGCATCCATATGGGGCTATATCATGCAAGCAGTATTTCAG ATGTCTGCTGGGGCTGTGATGCTCACTGATTCCGTCTTTTGGTTGGTACTCTATCCAGCTCTCATTGCCAGAGGTTACAAATTAAGTTTT CTAATTGTCTCTAAGCATTCTGTCAACGCGATCCTTCTCCTTGGTGACGCAATTTTGAACCGCCTG AGATTTCCCTTCTTCCGTATGGCATATTTTGTTCTGTGGACGTGTATCTTCGTCATTTTCCAGTGGATCATACATACTTGTGTTTCAATGTG GTGGCCCTATCCTTTCATGGACTTGTCGTCTCCATATGCCCCTCTGTG GTATTTAGGCATTGGCCTTCTGGCCCTTCTCTGTTACGGAATATGTTTTTTCATATTCAGAGCAAAACAGAGTTATTTATCGAGATAA
- the LOC121789778 gene encoding uncharacterized protein LOC121789778 isoform X2 has protein sequence MRLLTRLLDHASPVIVDDTTGPSYWLNWRFLLCAVWIVLAMLFSAFLIWRHEGHRESGDGSGGDQQEAAGGLYWDEVWGTCWKSIHPIWLLAYRLLAFSVLFAVLLADLIISGVGKYYFYTEWTFTLVTIYFGLGSSLSVQGSLRCRHEVEPDRNSYISANAEHCSYVPPQLGEHEDISTQTRNSNCSGEPNCRTAASIWGYIMQAVFQMSAGAVMLTDSVFWLVLYPALIARGYKLSFLIVSKHSVNAILLLGDAILNRLRFPFFRMAYFVLWTCIFVIFQWIIHTCVSMWPYPFMDLSSPYAPLWYLGIGLLALLCYGICFFIFRAKQSYLSR, from the exons ATGAGATTGTTAACAAGACTGCTTGATCATGCTTCCCCAGTTATTGTGGATGATACAACGGGTCCAAGTTATTGGTTGAACTGGAGATTCTTGCTATGTGCAGTATGGATTGTGTTAGCCATGTTGTTTTCTGCATTCCTAATATGGAGACACGAAGGGCATAGGGAATCCGGGGACGGCTCGGGTGGGGATCAGCAGGAGGCAGCAGGGGGCTTGTATTGGGATGAAGTTTGGGGGACTTGCTGGAAATCAATCCATCCTATTTGGTTGCTTGCTTATAGACTACTTGCTTTCTCTGTGCTGTTTGCTGTGCTTCTAGCTGATCTAATCATCAGTGGTGTTgggaaatattatttttatactgA GTGGACGTTTACTTTGGTAACTATTTATTTTGGG CTTGGTTCTTCACTATCAGTTCAGGGCTCTCTGCGTTGCCGCCATGAAGTTGAACCAGATAGGAATAGCTATATATCGGCCAATGCAGAGCATTGCTCTTACGTACCACCGCAACTTGGGGAGCATGAAGATATATCCACCCAAACTAGAAACTCAAATTGTTCTGGTGAACCTAATTGCAGAACTGCTGCATCCATATGGGGCTATATCATGCAAGCAGTATTTCAG ATGTCTGCTGGGGCTGTGATGCTCACTGATTCCGTCTTTTGGTTGGTACTCTATCCAGCTCTCATTGCCAGAGGTTACAAATTAAGTTTT CTAATTGTCTCTAAGCATTCTGTCAACGCGATCCTTCTCCTTGGTGACGCAATTTTGAACCGCCTG AGATTTCCCTTCTTCCGTATGGCATATTTTGTTCTGTGGACGTGTATCTTCGTCATTTTCCAGTGGATCATACATACTTGTGTTTCAAT GTGGCCCTATCCTTTCATGGACTTGTCGTCTCCATATGCCCCTCTGTG GTATTTAGGCATTGGCCTTCTGGCCCTTCTCTGTTACGGAATATGTTTTTTCATATTCAGAGCAAAACAGAGTTATTTATCGAGATAA
- the LOC121789776 gene encoding axial regulator YABBY 5-like isoform X2, whose protein sequence is MPALESLQEQICYVECCICNIILLVIVPYNSLAMVVTINCGHCDNIFSLNMLHLFPSINQHRKLVADEEEDDDDNDDEDRDYHRKRRSAVRLHTIASSSMKSRGSRLSIPTSLTRKLLVQLPKIWHIAHKESIEMDKSVLVMKETQITMVMQSIAHHEVHFLGNAFHETKALNHNTFLLKGSISRATPFKKRELQVLVKGLDEN, encoded by the exons ATGCCAGCATTAGAGAGCTTGCAGGAGCAAATTTGCTATGTGGAATGCTGCATTTGCAATATCATCCTActt GTTATCGTTCCTTACAACAGCTTAGCAATGGTGGTGACAATCAATTGCGGCCACTGCGATAACATCTTCTCTCTCAACATGCTACACCTCTTTCCATCAATCAACCAGCACCGTAAATTG GTTGCGgacgaagaagaagatgatgatgataatgacGACGAAGACAGAGATTAT CACCGGAAAAGAAGAAGCGCGGTCCGACTGCATACAATCGCTTCATCAAGTATGAAATCAAGAGGCTCAAGGCTGAGCATCCCAACATCACTCACAAGGAAGCTTTTAGTGCAGCTGCCAAAAAT TTGGCACATTGCCCACAAAGAGAGTATAGAGATGGACAAGTCAGTGCTTGTGATGAAGGAGACACAAATTACCATGGTCATGCAATCCATTGCCCATCATGAG GTGCATTTTCTTGGCAATGCTTTCCATGAAACAAAGGCATTGAACCACAACACCTTTCTATTGAAGGGTTCAATTTCTCGGGCAACGCCATTCAAAAAGAGAGAATTGCAAGTGCTGGTTAAGGGGCTTGATGAAAATtga
- the LOC121789776 gene encoding protein YABBY 3-like isoform X3, translating into MPALESLQEQICYVECCICNIILLVVIVPYNSLAMVVTINCGHCDNIFSLNMLHLFPSINQHRKLVADEEEDDDDNDDEDRDYVWCNHVIQKPPEKKKRGPTAYNRFIKYEIKRLKAEHPNITHKEAFSAAAKNLAHCPQREYRDGQVSACDEGDTNYHGHAIHCPS; encoded by the exons ATGCCAGCATTAGAGAGCTTGCAGGAGCAAATTTGCTATGTGGAATGCTGCATTTGCAATATCATCCTActtgta GTTATCGTTCCTTACAACAGCTTAGCAATGGTGGTGACAATCAATTGCGGCCACTGCGATAACATCTTCTCTCTCAACATGCTACACCTCTTTCCATCAATCAACCAGCACCGTAAATTG GTTGCGgacgaagaagaagatgatgatgataatgacGACGAAGACAGAGATTATGTATGGTGCAACCATGTTATCCAGAAAC CACCGGAAAAGAAGAAGCGCGGTCCGACTGCATACAATCGCTTCATCAAGTATGAAATCAAGAGGCTCAAGGCTGAGCATCCCAACATCACTCACAAGGAAGCTTTTAGTGCAGCTGCCAAAAAT TTGGCACATTGCCCACAAAGAGAGTATAGAGATGGACAAGTCAGTGCTTGTGATGAAGGAGACACAAATTACCATGGTCATGCAATCCATTGCCCATCATGA
- the LOC121789776 gene encoding axial regulator YABBY 5-like isoform X1, protein MPALESLQEQICYVECCICNIILLVVIVPYNSLAMVVTINCGHCDNIFSLNMLHLFPSINQHRKLVADEEEDDDDNDDEDRDYHRKRRSAVRLHTIASSSMKSRGSRLSIPTSLTRKLLVQLPKIWHIAHKESIEMDKSVLVMKETQITMVMQSIAHHEVHFLGNAFHETKALNHNTFLLKGSISRATPFKKRELQVLVKGLDEN, encoded by the exons ATGCCAGCATTAGAGAGCTTGCAGGAGCAAATTTGCTATGTGGAATGCTGCATTTGCAATATCATCCTActtgta GTTATCGTTCCTTACAACAGCTTAGCAATGGTGGTGACAATCAATTGCGGCCACTGCGATAACATCTTCTCTCTCAACATGCTACACCTCTTTCCATCAATCAACCAGCACCGTAAATTG GTTGCGgacgaagaagaagatgatgatgataatgacGACGAAGACAGAGATTAT CACCGGAAAAGAAGAAGCGCGGTCCGACTGCATACAATCGCTTCATCAAGTATGAAATCAAGAGGCTCAAGGCTGAGCATCCCAACATCACTCACAAGGAAGCTTTTAGTGCAGCTGCCAAAAAT TTGGCACATTGCCCACAAAGAGAGTATAGAGATGGACAAGTCAGTGCTTGTGATGAAGGAGACACAAATTACCATGGTCATGCAATCCATTGCCCATCATGAG GTGCATTTTCTTGGCAATGCTTTCCATGAAACAAAGGCATTGAACCACAACACCTTTCTATTGAAGGGTTCAATTTCTCGGGCAACGCCATTCAAAAAGAGAGAATTGCAAGTGCTGGTTAAGGGGCTTGATGAAAATtga